A genomic stretch from Gopherus flavomarginatus isolate rGopFla2 chromosome 3, rGopFla2.mat.asm, whole genome shotgun sequence includes:
- the LOC127047337 gene encoding atrial natriuretic peptide receptor 2-like: protein MGAAKTPAPGLRSLLSLLVILVDGWHDLDNSDYDCWPLEKPDEYNMLDCGGLEMAWVQRPPEKAVSGEFFNVTYAVFASDHFYHYAVQNGLLSHSNAAAAKKFCEEQECPFNWKDANGENCCIHHANIHSCPLAFMGKGGICGPWIPDDGQIFTHTLSTAGKMSQTNWTAKVVLVHVGVTSLIAHIRVGKMQVALEAKTTVLPAVVCGDGVCEEDESCSTCPADCGECPLTADAKIAIALPICLVCAGFILTIMWFQYQKQKMFWDESWIIDFSRIKQDRMLRTAMGSIISAAHAPSNSNASCITALSSCTAAVNTSRKQHFTHTGIYDGRTVAIKKIRKKTFTLSKSIRKEVKQVRELDHPNLCKFIGGCTEVPNVAIVTEYCPKGSLSDVLLNEDIPLNWGFRFSFAGDIAQGMAYLHQHKIYHGCLKSNNCVIDDRWVCKISDYGLPSYRKEDHCEGASTYQQRLRQIYLAPEAHSSSDFVLTSMADVYSYSIILLEIATRSDPVQDDSHSAEYSSCLPLTELISGKSENSCPCPTDYVELIRRCRKTNPTQRPTFEQVKKLLYKMNPNKVSPVDMMMTLMEKYSKHLEVVVAERTQDLMHEKQKTDHLLYSMLPKQVADDLRQGKPSQAQSYVIATIFFSDIVGFTQLSSTSTPYQVVDFLNKLYTTFDEIIDNYDVYKVETIGDAYMVVSGVPKENGIHHASEIASMALDLVAVCKTFRIPHKPNTQLKIRAGIHSGPVVAGVVGTKMPRYCLFGDTVNTASRMESTSEALKIQCSSNTYQLLEQIGEYILVCRGNLQVKGKGDMVTYWLEGKQNIAIQKTAPITTTTSQDPDGTTFSLIPGVLPNDPLSSPA, encoded by the exons ATGGGAGCTGCCAAAACACCTGCCCCTGGGCTCCGAAGCCTCCTCAGTTTACTG GTGATATTAGTGGACGGGTGGCATGACCTGGATAACAGTGACTATGATTGCTGGCCTCTGGAAAAACCAGATGAGTATAACATGCTGGACTGTGGAG GTCTTGAGATGGCCTGGGTCCAGAGACCTCCAGAAAAGGCTGTGAGTGGGGAGTTCTTCAATGTAACATACGCAGTCTTTGCTTCAGATCACTTTTACCACTATGCTGTGCAAAACGGACTCCTTTCTCACAG cAATGCTGCGGCAGCCAAGAAGTTCTGTGAAGAACAAGAGTGCCCTTTCAACTGGAAAGATGCAAATGGAGAGAACTGCTGCATCCATCACGCCAACATCCACTCCTGCCCTTTGGCCTTCATG GGGAAAGGTGGAATATGTGGCCCGTGGATTCCAGATGATGGCCAGATATTTACTCACACCTTATCTACAGCTGGAAAAATGAGTCAGACAAACTGGACTGCCAAG GTCGTTTTGGTTCATGTGGGGGTGACCTCTCTCATCGCACACATCAGGGTTGGGAAAATGCAAGTTGCTCTGGAAGCCAAAACCACTGTTCTACCTGCAGTCG TCTGCGGAGATGGTGTTTGTGAAGAAGATGAAAGCTGTTCCACATGTCCAGCTGACTGTGGGGAATGCCCACTCACAGCTGATGCCAAGATAGCAATTGCTTTACCAATATGTTTAGTCTGTGCTGGCTTCATTCTGACAATAATG TGGTTTCAATATCAGAAGCAAAAGATGTTTTGGGATGAAAGCTGGATTATAGACTTCTCCCGCATCAAACAAG ATCGCATGCTACGGACGGCAATGGGCAGCATCATTAGTGCAGCCCATGCACCCAGCAACTCCAACGCCAGCTGTATCACTGCCCTGAGTTCTTGCACAGCAGCTGTCAACACATCCAGGAAACAGCACTTCACCCACACAGGGATATA TGATGGCAGAACAGTCGCCATCAAGAAAATAAGGAAGAAGACATTCACTTTGTCCAAATCCATACGCAAGGAAGTAAAGCAAGTGAG AGAACTTGATCATCCCAACCTCTGCAAATTCATCGGCGGTTGTACAGAGGTGCCAAATGTTGCCATTGTGACAGAATACTGTCCAAAAGGTAGCCTGAGTGATGTGCTGCTCAATGAAGACATTCCTCTCAACTGGGGCTTcag GTTTTCCTTTGCTGGAGACATTGCCCAAGGAATGGCTTATCTTCACCAGCATAAAATCTATCATGGATGCTTGAAGTCTAATAACTGTGTGATAGATGACCGTTGGGTCTGTAAAATTTCAG ATTATGGATTACCATCCTACAGAAAAGAGGATCATTGTGAGGGTGCTAGTACATATCAGCAGCGTTTGAGGCAGATTTACTTGGCTCCCGAGGCCCATTCATCGTCAGACTTTGTCCTCACGTCCATGGCAGATGTGTACAG TTATTCCATCATTTTATTAGAGATCGCAACAAGAAGTGACCCTGTGCAG GATGATTCTCATTCAGCGGAATATTCCTCATGCCTACCTCTGACAGAATTAATTTCAGGAAAGtctgagaattcctgcccatGCCCTACAGACTATGTGGAG CTAATCAGGAGGTGCAGGAAAACCAACCCAACCCAAAGGCCTACATTTGAGCAAGTCAAGAAGTTATTGTACAAGATGAATCCTAACAAAGTTAGTCCAGTCGACATGATGATGACTCTG ATGGAGAAATACAGCAAACACTTGGAAGTAGTAGTTGCAGAACGAACCCAGGACTTAATGCATGAAAAGCAGAAGACTGATCATTTATTATATA GTATGTTACCCAAGCAAGTAGCAGATGATCTGAGGCAAGGAAAACCTTCACAAGCCCAAAGTTACGTAATTGCCACTATCTTTTTCAG TGACATTGTTGGCTTCACTCAACTATCCAGCACCAGCACACCTTACCAAGTGGTGGATTTCTTAAACAAACTCTACACTACCTTTGATGAAATCATAGACAACTATGATGTCTACAAGGTGGAGACGATAGGAGATGCCT ACATGGTAGTGTCGGGCGTGCCCAAAGAGAATGGTATTCATCATGCCAGTGAAATAGCAAGTATGGCTCTCGACCTGGTGGCTGTGTGCAAGACATTTAGGATTCCACACAAACCCAACACCCAGCTAAAGATACGAGCAGGAATCCACTCAG GGCCAGTTGTAGCTGGAGTTGTTGGAACCAAAATGCCCCGGTACTGCTTGTTTGGAGACACTGTCAACACGGCTTCCAGGATGGAGTCCACCAGTGAGG